Proteins encoded together in one Ignavibacteria bacterium window:
- a CDS encoding NADP-dependent isocitrate dehydrogenase, producing MAKIPITVAYGDGIGPEIMDATLKIIHAAGAELDIETIEIGEKVYLNGNSTGIAAESWDSLKRTKVFLKAPITTPQGSGYQSLNVATRKMFGLYANVRPCVSYHPFIRTKHTVMDIVIIRENEEDLYAGIEYKQSRQVTQALKIISRPGTEKIVRYAFEFATNNNRKKVTCFIKDNIMKITDGMFHRIFNEIGEEYPDLEKEVWIVDIGAAKLATTPEQFDVIVMENLYGDILSDVTAQMTGSVGLAGSANIGEEFAMFEAIHGSAPKRAGQNSANPSGLLLGAVMMLVHIGQPEVAAKVHNAWLKTLEDGIHTYDVNDEVHHTTPVGTKEFAQAVIERIGQMPSSFKVIEYSSNPSHRVGSVSEKKRDEERKDLVGVDVFLDWNSGKPADLGNMLTRIKSDNLKLITISNRGVNVYPDGSPYINCVDQYRCRFMSKEKGGIITHNNIIDLLAKLRETGFDFIKIENLYNFDGSAGFSN from the coding sequence ATGGCAAAAATCCCTATTACAGTTGCGTATGGCGACGGAATCGGTCCCGAGATTATGGATGCGACTTTAAAAATTATTCACGCGGCAGGTGCTGAACTCGATATTGAAACTATTGAGATTGGAGAAAAAGTTTATTTAAACGGAAACTCTACAGGTATTGCTGCTGAATCATGGGATTCACTTAAACGGACTAAGGTATTCCTAAAAGCTCCTATCACAACCCCTCAGGGCAGCGGTTATCAAAGCTTAAATGTTGCCACAAGAAAAATGTTCGGACTTTACGCAAACGTAAGACCATGTGTTTCTTATCATCCTTTCATCAGAACAAAGCATACTGTAATGGATATTGTTATAATTAGGGAAAATGAAGAAGACCTTTATGCGGGTATTGAGTACAAACAATCGAGACAGGTTACACAAGCATTGAAGATTATCTCAAGACCCGGAACAGAAAAGATTGTTAGATATGCATTCGAGTTTGCAACGAACAACAACAGAAAGAAGGTTACGTGTTTCATAAAGGATAATATTATGAAAATCACGGACGGTATGTTCCATAGGATTTTTAACGAAATAGGCGAGGAATATCCCGATCTTGAAAAAGAAGTTTGGATTGTTGATATAGGTGCAGCTAAACTCGCAACTACACCCGAGCAGTTCGACGTTATCGTTATGGAAAATCTTTACGGTGATATTCTTTCAGACGTTACTGCCCAGATGACAGGCTCCGTTGGACTCGCAGGCTCTGCAAACATCGGTGAGGAGTTTGCAATGTTCGAAGCTATTCACGGATCAGCTCCAAAAAGAGCAGGGCAGAATTCTGCGAACCCTTCAGGATTACTCCTTGGCGCTGTCATGATGCTTGTTCATATAGGACAACCGGAAGTTGCCGCAAAAGTTCATAACGCCTGGCTAAAAACTCTCGAGGACGGAATTCATACCTATGACGTTAACGACGAGGTTCATCACACAACACCCGTTGGCACAAAGGAATTCGCTCAGGCAGTAATTGAACGCATAGGTCAAATGCCATCGTCCTTTAAAGTTATTGAATATTCATCAAATCCTTCGCACAGAGTTGGTTCCGTTTCCGAAAAGAAACGGGATGAAGAAAGAAAGGACCTTGTGGGCGTTGACGTTTTCCTTGACTGGAACAGCGGTAAGCCTGCCGACCTTGGGAATATGCTGACACGAATTAAGTCTGATAATCTTAAACTTATTACTATCAGCAACAGAGGAGTCAATGTTTATCCGGACGGCTCTCCATACATAAACTGCGTTGACCAGTACAGATGCAGGTTTATGAGCAAGGAAAAAGGCGGGATAATAACTCACAACAATATAATTGACCTTCTTGCTAAATTAAGAGAAACCGGTTTTGATTTTATTAAAATTGAAAATCTTTACAACTTCGACGGCTCTGCTGGATTTTCTAATTAA
- a CDS encoding 4a-hydroxytetrahydrobiopterin dehydratase → MEKINPDLVIERIKEVKGWFVDGNAIKKTFKTKGWPSTVGLVSTIGTICQQFDHHPDYLLMKYAEIEVSFSTHTAGGITQKDIDIAIEINKYA, encoded by the coding sequence ATGGAAAAAATTAATCCTGATTTGGTTATTGAAAGAATTAAAGAAGTAAAAGGATGGTTCGTTGACGGTAATGCTATTAAGAAAACCTTCAAAACAAAAGGCTGGCCATCAACTGTGGGTCTCGTTTCAACAATAGGAACAATCTGCCAGCAGTTCGACCATCATCCCGATTATCTTTTAATGAAGTACGCTGAAATTGAAGTATCATTCTCAACACATACAGCCGGGGGCATTACACAAAAAGATATTGACATAGCTATTGAGATAAATAAGTATGCATAG
- the chrA gene encoding chromate efflux transporter translates to MQITNLKIFKYFLYLGVAGFGGPLAIIDYIRRDLVFDKKWMTLDEFKSYFGFSQICPGPLAFQFALYFCYFKKGFWAAVLAGIGLVLPSFVFVLLFSIFYKEFRDVNYVAWALYGISPVIIAIIFYSGYNLSRNVFQKDVFQYVLFFSAIAVSVFLKLHILLLIVLFAAIALIYYSVEKEVKSNKVNSFSILLYSGLILALKDFSGAILNFLNHLNSKLLDIVYVFMKAGGLTYGSGFVIIGVLREDVVVNFQWLTSKEFLDGIAFGQITPGPVVITSTFIGYMVSGFLGSLLATVSVFLPSFVLVMIVAQIIEKIKDNFYLLSALKGANAAAIAAIITVAYFLSYDAIIDLWSLVLFLLAGLVLFSTKLKPYYLIIIAAAVGIVIKFYT, encoded by the coding sequence ATGCAGATTACCAATCTAAAGATATTTAAGTATTTTTTATATCTTGGTGTAGCGGGCTTTGGAGGACCTCTTGCTATAATTGATTATATAAGACGCGACCTTGTTTTTGATAAAAAATGGATGACACTCGATGAGTTCAAAAGTTATTTCGGTTTCTCACAAATCTGCCCCGGTCCTCTTGCATTTCAGTTTGCTTTATATTTCTGTTATTTTAAAAAAGGATTCTGGGCGGCAGTACTTGCAGGTATCGGATTGGTTCTTCCCTCTTTCGTTTTCGTTCTTTTATTTTCTATCTTCTACAAAGAATTCAGGGACGTTAATTATGTTGCTTGGGCCCTTTACGGAATCAGTCCTGTTATTATCGCAATCATTTTTTATTCGGGTTACAACCTTAGCCGAAACGTGTTTCAAAAGGATGTATTCCAGTATGTTCTGTTCTTTTCGGCAATTGCAGTTTCAGTATTTCTTAAACTGCACATTCTTTTACTTATTGTTTTATTCGCTGCAATAGCTTTGATTTATTATTCTGTAGAAAAAGAGGTTAAAAGTAACAAGGTGAATTCCTTCAGTATTTTATTATACAGCGGTTTAATTCTTGCTCTGAAAGATTTCTCCGGAGCTATCCTCAATTTCCTTAACCACCTTAACAGCAAGCTGCTTGATATTGTTTACGTTTTTATGAAGGCAGGCGGACTGACGTACGGCAGCGGATTCGTTATAATAGGAGTACTCAGAGAAGATGTTGTTGTAAACTTTCAGTGGCTTACATCAAAAGAATTTCTTGACGGAATTGCATTCGGTCAGATTACTCCGGGTCCGGTGGTTATTACATCGACTTTTATCGGATACATGGTATCAGGGTTTTTAGGATCACTGCTCGCAACAGTTTCGGTCTTCCTTCCTTCGTTTGTTTTAGTAATGATTGTCGCCCAGATAATCGAAAAGATTAAGGACAACTTCTATCTTCTGTCGGCTTTGAAGGGCGCAAACGCAGCCGCAATAGCGGCAATCATTACAGTTGCATATTTTCTTTCTTATGATGCAATAATTGATTTGTGGTCTTTAGTATTATTTTTGCTGGCGGGGCTTGTTCTCTTTTCTACTAAACTCAAACCATACTATTTAATAATTATAGCAGCTGCTGTAGGTATAGTTATAAAGTTTTATACTTAA
- a CDS encoding HAMP domain-containing sensor histidine kinase, translating into MLNFIPPNTIDFEQLWSLISSRNKWLIKLRFIIVAGFALFVVFTQEFFGINFTSEQLWAYAMIAVGLFVLNIGFSFMENSGFVENSEYGFNQLHFAFNQIIIDLLAIALISYYSGGIESPFYMFFVFHMIIGSLILPGYIVYIICGIIVAYLGTFSFLEYYGVVPHHSFGNLLEAPLFDNYKYILIVISSFGTMMIVSVYLANTVARSHYQRSQQLKLAINRLRDAEKTKMKYTMGIVHEIKSPLVGAQSNIDLILNGFTGEVSNEVSDKIKRTRIRTEEAIAIINDILKISKLKLLDTLSKEEVDLIELFNDTILKKESQIHSMNVDVKILDDRNNKKKVKLDRPLFELVVSNLVGNAVKYNSPGGEVRIFLRNIDNGEIEIVVADDGMGIPDEDKGKMFHDFYRANNVRKKGIEGTGLGLSVVKEIIEQHDGEITFHSPSRITKEGRKGTEFVITLPHI; encoded by the coding sequence GTGCTAAACTTCATACCACCAAATACGATAGATTTCGAGCAGCTGTGGTCACTAATATCTTCCCGAAACAAGTGGCTTATAAAGCTGCGATTCATTATCGTTGCAGGCTTTGCACTCTTTGTAGTTTTTACACAAGAATTTTTTGGCATTAATTTTACATCCGAGCAACTCTGGGCTTATGCAATGATTGCGGTGGGACTATTCGTACTAAATATAGGATTCAGCTTCATGGAAAATTCAGGTTTTGTTGAAAACTCTGAATACGGATTTAACCAGCTGCATTTTGCTTTTAATCAGATAATAATTGACCTGCTTGCTATAGCGCTAATTTCTTACTATTCAGGCGGGATTGAAAGTCCATTTTACATGTTCTTTGTATTTCACATGATAATCGGAAGTCTTATACTTCCGGGATACATTGTATATATAATATGCGGGATAATTGTTGCATATCTCGGAACATTTTCATTTCTGGAGTATTACGGTGTAGTACCACATCATAGTTTCGGTAATCTGCTTGAGGCTCCTTTATTCGATAATTACAAGTATATACTTATAGTAATTTCTTCATTCGGCACTATGATGATTGTAAGTGTGTATCTTGCCAACACTGTTGCACGCTCGCACTATCAAAGGTCGCAGCAATTAAAGCTTGCTATTAACAGGCTTCGTGATGCAGAAAAGACCAAGATGAAATATACTATGGGTATCGTACATGAAATCAAGAGTCCACTTGTTGGTGCACAGTCGAACATTGATTTGATACTCAACGGGTTTACTGGGGAGGTAAGCAATGAAGTAAGCGATAAAATTAAACGGACAAGAATAAGAACAGAAGAAGCTATTGCGATTATTAATGATATATTAAAGATATCCAAACTAAAGCTGCTGGACACACTTTCAAAAGAAGAAGTTGATTTAATTGAACTCTTTAACGATACTATTTTAAAGAAAGAGTCACAAATCCATAGTATGAATGTCGATGTTAAAATTTTAGATGACAGAAATAATAAGAAAAAGGTTAAACTTGACAGACCTCTTTTTGAACTCGTTGTATCAAATTTGGTAGGTAATGCAGTTAAATATAATTCGCCCGGTGGAGAAGTCAGAATATTTCTGAGAAATATTGATAACGGTGAAATAGAGATTGTTGTAGCGGATGACGGCATGGGTATTCCAGATGAGGATAAGGGGAAAATGTTTCACGATTTTTACAGAGCTAACAATGTAAGAAAAAAAGGAATTGAAGGAACAGGTCTGGGACTTTCAGTTGTAAAGGAAATAATTGAACAGCATGACGGCGAGATAACTTTTCACAGTCCCTCAAGGATTACAAAAGAAGGAAGAAAAGGAACAGAGTTTGTAATTACGCTACCGCATATTTAA
- a CDS encoding acyl-CoA dehydrogenase family protein produces the protein MPNFFTDNNDLLFHFDNLDYRRVVDMAENNYEYSKEYKHAPVNYEDAMENYRKVLEMVGDLCGNYIAERASEVDVEGAHFENGKVEYAKGTQENLKELTKADLMGMVLPHKYGGMNFPLTIYMMATELISRADASLMNIFGLQDIAEMIEKYGTEEQKEKYIPGFCTGQYTGAMALTEPDAGSDLQAVKLQAYQDENGKWFLRGVKRFITNGNAHVHLVLARSEAGTKDGRGLSMFACIADKTVVVRRIEHKLGIHGSPTCELQFNDTPCELVGQRKFGLIKYVLDLMFRARMGVSAQALGISQAAYEEALMYAKDREQFGKAIYNIPAVANILIDMRVMLEYNRSLLYSAGMYVDLKEKLDYQMTKFKKEGKPVTELKEELKYITKVSNLLTPITKYILTECANKIAYDALQIHGGTGYMREFRVERLVRDARITNIYEGTSQLQIVAAISGVINDILKEHFDKKEKKQYPGGLERLANYVKEIRNIFYDCLKYVMDKKDTAFQDVAAKDLVELYSYVFVGYMLLDEAEKSDKKIFTANRYIITSLANAKKNADTIKNELFSDLLHADKILV, from the coding sequence ATGCCAAATTTTTTCACTGATAACAACGATTTGCTCTTTCATTTCGACAACCTTGATTACCGCAGGGTAGTTGACATGGCTGAGAATAATTATGAGTATTCAAAAGAATACAAGCATGCTCCGGTCAATTATGAAGATGCGATGGAGAATTACAGAAAAGTACTCGAGATGGTCGGAGATCTTTGCGGAAACTACATAGCAGAGCGTGCATCGGAGGTTGATGTAGAGGGTGCACATTTCGAGAACGGAAAAGTTGAATATGCAAAAGGCACACAGGAAAACCTGAAAGAGCTAACGAAAGCAGACCTGATGGGGATGGTACTTCCGCATAAATACGGCGGGATGAATTTTCCTCTTACGATATACATGATGGCTACGGAATTAATATCAAGAGCAGATGCATCGCTTATGAATATTTTTGGTTTGCAGGATATTGCTGAGATGATTGAGAAATACGGGACGGAGGAGCAGAAAGAAAAATATATTCCCGGATTTTGCACGGGGCAGTATACGGGAGCGATGGCATTAACAGAACCCGATGCCGGCTCTGACTTGCAAGCAGTGAAACTTCAGGCGTATCAGGATGAAAACGGGAAATGGTTTTTACGAGGAGTTAAAAGATTTATAACAAACGGGAATGCTCATGTACATCTTGTATTAGCACGTTCTGAGGCGGGAACAAAGGACGGACGCGGGCTGAGCATGTTTGCCTGTATAGCCGACAAGACAGTAGTAGTAAGACGTATAGAGCATAAGCTCGGAATACACGGTTCGCCGACATGCGAACTTCAGTTCAATGACACACCTTGTGAATTAGTTGGACAGAGAAAATTCGGGCTAATAAAGTATGTGTTAGATTTAATGTTCAGAGCAAGAATGGGTGTTTCGGCGCAGGCACTGGGCATTTCGCAAGCAGCATACGAGGAAGCATTGATGTATGCAAAAGACAGGGAGCAGTTCGGGAAGGCGATATACAACATACCTGCGGTTGCTAATATACTGATTGATATGAGAGTGATGCTTGAGTACAACCGATCATTATTATATTCAGCGGGAATGTATGTTGATTTAAAAGAAAAGCTTGATTACCAAATGACAAAATTTAAAAAGGAAGGAAAGCCCGTAACAGAGTTAAAAGAGGAATTAAAATATATAACCAAAGTTTCAAACCTTTTAACACCGATTACAAAATATATTTTAACAGAATGTGCAAACAAAATAGCATACGATGCATTACAAATACACGGCGGAACAGGATACATGCGGGAATTCAGGGTAGAAAGGCTTGTACGTGATGCCCGTATAACAAATATATATGAAGGGACATCACAGTTACAGATAGTAGCAGCAATAAGCGGAGTTATTAATGATATTCTTAAAGAGCATTTTGATAAGAAAGAGAAGAAACAATATCCAGGAGGGCTGGAGAGGCTTGCGAATTACGTAAAAGAAATCCGCAATATCTTTTATGACTGCCTGAAATACGTAATGGATAAGAAAGACACGGCATTTCAGGATGTAGCGGCGAAAGACCTTGTTGAGCTTTATTCTTATGTATTCGTTGGTTACATGCTGCTTGACGAGGCAGAGAAGAGCGATAAGAAAATATTCACTGCAAACAGATACATAATAACTTCGCTTGCAAATGCGAAGAAGAATGCAGATACAATAAAGAACGAATTATTTTCTGACCTGCTGCATGCCGATAAAATTTTAGTTTAA
- a CDS encoding electron transfer flavoprotein subunit alpha/FixB family protein, whose product MHNNEVWVFVEQRNGKPADVSFELLSKGRKLADSLKGVLKAIVIGHEARGIAEQTFEYGANEAVLIDHPDLKLFRTMPYSRIMNELIKKHTPRIVLFGATVYGRDLAPRVASNTKSGLTADCTDLKISDVKYLGKEYKQLLLQIRPAFGGNIVATIITPDVRVQMATVREGVMEMHPYEKPFPVKITEVPYKPIDIDGLLEVIEQHREESKVNLKAAPIIIAGGYGLGSKENFKLIHDLAHVLGGEVAGSRAAVDAGFIGPERQVGQTGVTVRPKLYIAVGISGAIQHRAGMQEAKKIIAINTDPDAPIFSVSHYGIVGDATQVIPLLIETYKHKLK is encoded by the coding sequence ATGCATAACAATGAAGTTTGGGTTTTCGTAGAGCAGAGAAACGGTAAACCAGCTGATGTAAGCTTTGAGCTGCTGAGCAAGGGAAGAAAGCTTGCTGACAGTTTGAAAGGTGTCCTGAAGGCAATAGTTATAGGTCATGAGGCGAGAGGAATTGCAGAGCAGACTTTTGAATACGGAGCGAATGAGGCAGTATTGATTGACCATCCTGATTTAAAGTTATTCAGGACAATGCCATACAGCAGGATAATGAATGAGTTGATAAAAAAGCATACACCAAGGATAGTTCTTTTTGGTGCTACGGTTTATGGAAGGGATTTAGCTCCGAGAGTTGCTTCAAACACAAAGAGCGGATTGACGGCTGACTGCACTGATTTAAAAATTTCAGATGTAAAATATCTTGGCAAGGAATACAAGCAATTGCTTTTACAAATCAGGCCGGCATTCGGAGGGAATATAGTCGCGACTATAATAACTCCAGATGTACGAGTTCAGATGGCAACGGTGCGTGAAGGAGTAATGGAAATGCATCCTTACGAAAAACCATTTCCAGTTAAAATTACTGAAGTACCATATAAGCCGATAGATATAGACGGATTGCTTGAAGTTATTGAACAGCACAGAGAAGAGAGCAAAGTAAATCTGAAAGCCGCACCGATAATAATAGCAGGCGGTTACGGTCTTGGTTCAAAAGAAAACTTCAAACTTATACATGATCTTGCGCATGTTCTTGGCGGTGAGGTTGCAGGAAGCAGGGCGGCTGTGGATGCGGGTTTTATAGGTCCTGAGAGACAGGTAGGGCAGACGGGTGTAACAGTAAGACCGAAGTTATACATAGCAGTCGGGATTTCAGGTGCGATACAACACAGAGCAGGGATGCAGGAGGCAAAGAAAATCATTGCTATTAATACAGATCCTGACGCTCCGATATTTAGTGTATCACATTACGGAATAGTTGGTGATGCAACTCAGGTAATACCGTTATTGATAGAAACATACAAACATAAACTGAAATAA
- a CDS encoding electron transfer flavoprotein subunit beta/FixA family protein → MYKSIVLVKQVPDTANISGKVMKDDGTVNRSMLPAIFNYEDKVALEFALQVKETYGGKVIAITMGPARASDILRECLYMGADEVYAVSDRKFAGADTLATSYVLSEAINKIGDYDFIFAGRQAIDGDTAQVGPQTAEKLNIPQITYAEEILEIKDGKIKIKKKIDGGYEVVQCKVPVLITVLKGAAEPRPFRAKRMMAYKGAKTLTELEKLTEGNSLLYIDSLKHEYEERGLFIPTFSADDLKVDETRCGIKGSPTKVHKVESVVLAGGSQEIVEPTKEGIGSLVDKLIEDRIF, encoded by the coding sequence ATGTATAAATCTATTGTATTAGTAAAACAAGTACCTGATACGGCAAACATTTCCGGGAAAGTTATGAAGGACGACGGAACAGTTAACCGTTCGATGCTACCGGCGATTTTCAACTATGAAGATAAGGTTGCTTTGGAGTTTGCATTACAGGTAAAGGAAACATACGGCGGAAAAGTTATAGCAATAACGATGGGACCTGCGAGGGCATCGGACATACTCCGCGAATGCCTATACATGGGAGCGGACGAGGTGTATGCGGTCAGCGACAGGAAGTTTGCGGGTGCGGATACACTTGCTACATCTTATGTATTAAGCGAAGCGATAAATAAAATCGGAGATTATGATTTCATATTTGCGGGCAGGCAGGCGATTGACGGTGATACAGCACAGGTGGGACCGCAGACTGCGGAGAAACTAAACATACCACAGATAACTTATGCGGAAGAGATTCTTGAGATAAAAGACGGAAAGATTAAGATAAAGAAGAAGATTGACGGCGGTTATGAGGTTGTACAGTGCAAGGTGCCAGTATTAATAACAGTTTTGAAGGGTGCCGCAGAACCGAGACCTTTCCGGGCGAAGAGAATGATGGCATACAAAGGAGCGAAGACACTTACGGAACTTGAGAAACTGACTGAAGGAAATTCATTATTGTATATTGATTCATTAAAGCATGAGTACGAAGAAAGAGGTCTTTTCATACCAACATTTTCGGCAGATGATTTAAAGGTTGATGAGACAAGATGCGGTATAAAGGGTTCTCCGACGAAGGTACATAAGGTTGAATCGGTTGTACTTGCAGGGGGGAGTCAGGAAATAGTCGAACCGACAAAAGAGGGGATAGGATCGCTTGTGGATAAACTGATTGAAGACAGAATATTTTAA
- a CDS encoding nucleoside 2-deoxyribosyltransferase — MKIYYATSIRGSAENNIKNAELISLLKKYGEVLTEHFSSMKTDGETDLSDKEIHDRDLKWIDECDVIAAEVTNPSLGVGYEIRYGIERGKRILCLKQKNGKKLSAMISGCDYVEFEMYENMDDLDEILSDFFD; from the coding sequence ATGAAAATTTATTATGCGACTTCTATAAGAGGGTCGGCTGAAAACAATATAAAAAATGCAGAACTGATTTCTTTGTTAAAGAAATATGGTGAGGTTTTAACGGAGCATTTTTCAAGTATGAAAACAGACGGAGAGACGGATTTATCCGATAAAGAGATTCATGACAGAGATTTGAAATGGATTGATGAATGTGATGTGATTGCAGCAGAAGTTACAAACCCGTCGCTGGGAGTAGGGTATGAAATAAGGTATGGAATTGAGAGAGGGAAAAGGATATTGTGTTTAAAGCAAAAGAATGGTAAGAAACTTTCAGCGATGATATCAGGATGCGATTATGTTGAATTCGAGATGTATGAAAATATGGATGACTTAGACGAAATACTTAGTGATTTTTTTGATTAG
- a CDS encoding PQQ-binding-like beta-propeller repeat protein, with product MPFNDGGTNMRYGAGWTGQPLLFKEKDELYLIQGSYDYKLRKINAETGEVEWKYSFDDAIKGTGTLYYNKTTDREEGKLAVLQGSRQRSGLEYNYRSVSAVNGEELFRMRIERTRSMSRDVDGSALILGDTAYIGLENGVFRVFNPNDDYAFKSGKFYEPEVYTELNLYSDKDAARRGGNLITESSPSYLNGKVYVAAGSGYVYGYNIASGEIDWEYYIGADLNGSPVVTEDGCLLVSVEKQFIAGNGGMLKLDPSKEPQDALVWYFPTGNKGLLTWNGGVIGSASINDKYKEKGMKSLAAFSGIDGYLYVVDYKSTDGTTKSFDGRTTVDKPELVFQYKIGQSISTPIIFKDKLIAAGYGEIYLFEFDADLNFTLLDKKPLYFEATPIVFDQKVYIASKDGWLYCLGN from the coding sequence ATGCCATTTAATGACGGCGGGACGAATATGAGATACGGCGCGGGATGGACAGGACAGCCGCTATTGTTTAAAGAAAAGGATGAGTTGTATTTAATTCAAGGTTCGTATGATTATAAACTGAGAAAGATAAATGCAGAGACGGGAGAGGTTGAATGGAAATATTCTTTTGATGATGCAATAAAAGGAACGGGAACATTGTATTACAACAAGACGACGGACAGAGAAGAGGGAAAACTTGCAGTGCTTCAGGGAAGCCGGCAGAGATCAGGGCTTGAGTATAATTACAGAAGTGTTTCTGCGGTAAATGGGGAAGAGCTTTTCAGAATGAGAATTGAAAGAACAAGGAGTATGAGCAGGGATGTTGACGGTTCTGCTTTGATTCTTGGAGATACAGCATACATAGGGCTTGAGAACGGAGTCTTCAGAGTATTTAATCCGAATGATGATTATGCATTTAAGAGCGGTAAGTTTTATGAGCCGGAGGTTTACACAGAGTTAAATTTATACAGCGATAAAGACGCAGCGAGAAGGGGTGGAAATTTAATAACAGAATCTTCGCCCTCTTATCTTAACGGGAAAGTTTATGTTGCTGCGGGTTCCGGGTATGTTTACGGTTATAATATTGCAAGCGGTGAGATTGACTGGGAATATTATATAGGGGCTGATTTAAACGGTTCGCCTGTTGTGACAGAAGATGGCTGCTTGCTGGTTTCTGTAGAGAAGCAGTTTATAGCGGGTAACGGGGGAATGCTGAAACTTGATCCGAGCAAAGAGCCGCAAGACGCACTTGTATGGTACTTCCCGACGGGTAATAAAGGATTATTAACATGGAACGGCGGAGTGATAGGCAGTGCAAGCATAAATGATAAATACAAAGAGAAGGGAATGAAATCGCTTGCTGCGTTTTCCGGGATAGACGGGTATCTTTATGTTGTTGATTATAAAAGCACAGACGGGACGACGAAAAGTTTTGACGGAAGGACGACTGTTGATAAACCGGAATTAGTATTTCAATATAAAATAGGGCAGTCGATTTCTACACCAATAATTTTTAAGGACAAACTTATTGCAGCGGGATATGGAGAGATATATTTATTTGAGTTTGATGCAGATTTGAATTTTACACTTCTTGATAAGAAACCGCTATATTTTGAAGCCACACCCATAGTTTTCGACCAAAAAGTTTACATAGCATCCAAAGACGGCTGGCTTTATTGTCTTGGAAACTGA